Within Corynebacterium jeddahense, the genomic segment CGGCATCACCCGCGACGGCGTGTGGGTCGAGGGTGTGACCAACCCTGCCGAGGGTGCGGAGCTGCCGGTCGTCGAGGGCGGGCGCGAGGTCGCGCTCTCGCTCAACCCCGGTACGAAGGGGCTGATTTACGACGTCACCACAGGCGAGGAACTCACCCGCGTCGACGCCGTGTTCCCGGCCCTGCACGGCAAGTACGGCGAGGACGGCACGGTACAGGGCCTCCTCGAGCTCGCCGGGCTGCCGTACGTCGGCCCCGGCGTGCTCGCCTCCGCGTGCGGGATGGACAAGGAGTACACGAAGAAGCTCGTCGCCGCGGCCGGCATCCCGATCACCCGCGAGGTGGTGCTCGACGGGCGCACCGAACTCACCGACGACGAGCGCGCGTACCTCGGCCTGCCCGTCTTTGTGAAGCCGGCGAACGGCGGCTCCTCCATCGGCGTGTCCAAGGTCGGCTCGTGGGAGGAGCTGCCCGCGGCCGTCGACCTCGCGCTCGAGTCCGACGGCAAGGTGATCGTCGAGGCGGAGCTCGTCGGCGACGAGGTCGAGGTCGGCGTGCTCGAGCGCCCGGACGGCACTGTCGCCGCGTCCGTGCCCGCCAAGCTCAACGGCACCGAGGACTCCGCGGAGGGCTTCTACGGGTTTGAGACGAAGTACCTCGACAACGAGGTCACCGCCACGATCCCCGCGCCGTACGACGAGGCGCTCACCGCGCAGCTGCAGGAGATGGCGGTGACCTGCTTCAAGGCGCTGAACTGTAAGTCGCTCGCGCGCGTGGACTTCTTCGTCACCGCCGACGGCCCGGTGCTCAACGAGGTGAACACCATGCCCGGGTTCACCGCGATCTCGATGTACCCGCAGGTCTGGGCCGCCTCCGGGCTGGACTACCCGGAGTTGCTGGACACGCTGGTGCAGACCGCGCTGCGCTAGTTCGCCGCGGGATCCTTCGCCGTGTGCGCCTCGATGAGGTTAGTGAGGTTCGTGATCGCCTCGTTGCTTTCAGCCTGTGGCAGTGAGGCGGCGACGTTGACCGTCCGCCCCAGCGCGTACCAGGTGGACGCGGTGGTGCCGTTGGCGAGCGTCACGTCCTCGAACCAGGGCACGCCGTTGACCTGATCCAAGCGCGCGCCGGGCCGGTAGCTCGCGGGCGCGGCCACGCCGCAGCGCAGCACGATGGCGTCGCGCCCCGGCGCGGCCCAGGCCGCGGTGTCCGGGCTCGCCGGCTCGGCCACGCGCGTGTAGCCCCCCGCGATCGAGTCTGGCGCGGCGCCGATGAGCTCCGCGCACGCGCCGGACGCGCCCGCCGCGGCGGGGAGGTCGGCGAGCGGCGCCGGGTTGGGGTGCGGCGCCGTGGCGGAGAGGGCGGAGAGCGCGGAGGTGTCGACGTCGGCGACCGGAGGTTCGTCGTCACGCGAGCGCTCCCCGGAGGCCGTCACCGCGAGGGCGGGGGAGCGGTCGACCGCGTACCAGGTGGTCAGGTCCGAGCCCGGGGTGGCGTCGTCGACGCGCAGCCACTGCGCGCCGCCGACGTCCTGGGTCTGCGAGTACGGGGTGTACTGCGCGGGCAGGTCCACGCCGCAGCGCAGGGTGATGCGCTCGGTGGAGGAGGACTGCCACGCGGCGGCGCCGGCGGGGGCGGGCTCCGCCAGCTCCGCTCGCTTGAGGCCGGCGAGGGAGCCCGGCAGGGCGTCGATAAGCGAGGCGCACTCGGGCGAGGACGCCTCGGGCGCGGGGAGCTCCGACATGGCCACGGGCTGAAGGGCCACCCGGTTGTAGAACACGCGCGCACCGACCAGCACGGCGAGGACGAGCGCGAGCGCGAGCCCGAGGCTGACGAAGACGACGGTGCGGTTAATCTGTGGTTCGTGCGCCGTGGAACTCATGGCGGAAAAGTTTAGTGAAAGGTGGTCTGCGCCCGTGATTACGACAGGCTTCCCCGCTTCCGGCCCGACGCTGCGCGAGCTCGGCGAGCGCGAGGTCATCCGCCTCATGCGCGCGGCCGCCCCGTCCTCGCTCAACGGCGATGACGCCGCGGTGCTCACCCCGGCGGCGCCGAACTCCCGCGTGGTGGCGAGCACGGACATGCTCGTCGAGGGGCGCCATTTCGCGCCGGAGACGTCGACGCCGTACTTCGTCGGGCGCAAGGCGGTGCTGCAGAACTTCGCCGACATCGAGGCGATGGGCGCGCGCCCGATCGCGGCGCTGCTCGCCGTCTCCGCGGACCCGGAGACGCCGGCGCGGGTGCTCGAGGACCTCGCCCGCGGCGTGGCCGACGAAGCCTCCGCCTACGCTTGCGAACTCGTCGGCGGGGACGTCACCGGCGGGAACCGGCTCGTCGTCGCCGTCACCGCGATCGGGGCGCTCGGCGGCAACCGCCCGCCGCTCACGCTCGACGGGGCGCGGCCGGGCCAGCGCGTCATCGCGCACGGGCGCCTCGGCTACTCGGCCGCCGGACTGGCGCTGCTCCAGGCGGGGGTGGACGTGCCGGAGCGCCTCGAACCCCTCGTCCACGCGCACCAGGTGCCGGAGCTCATCCCGGGCCGCGGGGTGGTCGCGCGGGCGGCGGGCGCCTGCGCGATGACGGACAACTCGGACGGCCTCATCCGGGACCTCACCATGCTCGCGGAAGCGTCCGGGGTGGGCATCGAGCTCGCCTCGACCGCCATCGCCCCGGACCCGCTGCTCGTCGCCGCCGGCGAGCTCCTCGGCACCGACCCGTGGCAGTGGGTCCTCGGCGGCGGCGAGGACCACACACTGCTGGGCACCATCGAGGGCTCGGCGCCGGTGGGCTTCCGCTCCATCGGCACCGTCTCCCGCAAGGCGGGCGTGCGTGTCGACGGCGCCGTGCCCGCCGTCACCGCCGGATGGGAGAGCTTCTGATGCTGCCCGTCCACGAGTCTTGGCAGGAACCGCTCGCCCCGGTCGAGGCGCAGATCCACGCGATGGGGGACTTCCTGCGCGCCGAGGGGGACTACCTGCCCCGCGGCCACGACATCCTGCGCGCCTTCGCCGACCCGTTCGACGACGTGCGCGTGCTCATCCTCGGCCAGGACCCGTACCCCACGCCCGGCCACCCGATGGGGCTGGCGTTTTCCACCCAGCCCGGCGTGCCCGCGCCGCGCTCGCTCGTGAACATCTACAAGGAGCTCAACGACGACCTCGGCGTCCCGCCGCGCGCGGACGGGGATTTAAGCTCCTGGTCCACGCAGGGGATCCTCCTGCTCAACAGGGTGCTCACCGTCCGCCCCGGCAAGCCCGCCTCGCACCGCGGGAAGGGCTGGGAGCCGGTGACGCAGGCTGCGATCGAGGCGCTCGTGCGCCGCGACGCGCCGCTGGTGGCCATCCTCTGGGGCCGCGACGCGCAGTCGGCCGCCCG encodes:
- a CDS encoding thiamine-phosphate kinase, coding for MITTGFPASGPTLRELGEREVIRLMRAAAPSSLNGDDAAVLTPAAPNSRVVASTDMLVEGRHFAPETSTPYFVGRKAVLQNFADIEAMGARPIAALLAVSADPETPARVLEDLARGVADEASAYACELVGGDVTGGNRLVVAVTAIGALGGNRPPLTLDGARPGQRVIAHGRLGYSAAGLALLQAGVDVPERLEPLVHAHQVPELIPGRGVVARAAGACAMTDNSDGLIRDLTMLAEASGVGIELASTAIAPDPLLVAAGELLGTDPWQWVLGGGEDHTLLGTIEGSAPVGFRSIGTVSRKAGVRVDGAVPAVTAGWESF
- a CDS encoding D-alanine--D-alanine ligase family protein; its protein translation is MSTEHSISCISADSIMSHMPRDYEVVPIGITRDGVWVEGVTNPAEGAELPVVEGGREVALSLNPGTKGLIYDVTTGEELTRVDAVFPALHGKYGEDGTVQGLLELAGLPYVGPGVLASACGMDKEYTKKLVAAAGIPITREVVLDGRTELTDDERAYLGLPVFVKPANGGSSIGVSKVGSWEELPAAVDLALESDGKVIVEAELVGDEVEVGVLERPDGTVAASVPAKLNGTEDSAEGFYGFETKYLDNEVTATIPAPYDEALTAQLQEMAVTCFKALNCKSLARVDFFVTADGPVLNEVNTMPGFTAISMYPQVWAASGLDYPELLDTLVQTALR
- a CDS encoding uracil-DNA glycosylase → MLPVHESWQEPLAPVEAQIHAMGDFLRAEGDYLPRGHDILRAFADPFDDVRVLILGQDPYPTPGHPMGLAFSTQPGVPAPRSLVNIYKELNDDLGVPPRADGDLSSWSTQGILLLNRVLTVRPGKPASHRGKGWEPVTQAAIEALVRRDAPLVAILWGRDAQSAARFLGDTPRIESPHPSPLSASRGFFGSRPFSRANRALEEMGAQPVDWGL
- a CDS encoding DUF3515 domain-containing protein gives rise to the protein MSSTAHEPQINRTVVFVSLGLALALVLAVLVGARVFYNRVALQPVAMSELPAPEASSPECASLIDALPGSLAGLKRAELAEPAPAGAAAWQSSSTERITLRCGVDLPAQYTPYSQTQDVGGAQWLRVDDATPGSDLTTWYAVDRSPALAVTASGERSRDDEPPVADVDTSALSALSATAPHPNPAPLADLPAAAGASGACAELIGAAPDSIAGGYTRVAEPASPDTAAWAAPGRDAIVLRCGVAAPASYRPGARLDQVNGVPWFEDVTLANGTTASTWYALGRTVNVAASLPQAESNEAITNLTNLIEAHTAKDPAAN